From a single Rosa rugosa chromosome 7, drRosRugo1.1, whole genome shotgun sequence genomic region:
- the LOC133722219 gene encoding uncharacterized protein LOC133722219 — translation MLSFRNKPTHGEGLEWVQGVVAASQGPNQKVELKDIKIVVALIAIAPNFSPCLFLMSKRVQMEKHIKTLIVLSHYLEVQSFSSPLSTILSKLKTPQLPKGSYFGKDKSLEFMQLCIYLRLIEHT, via the exons ATGCTTTCTTTTCGGAATAAGCCCACACATGGTGAAGGCTTGGAATGGGTGCAAGGCGTTGTAGCTGCTAGCCAAGGACCAAACCAAAAAGTGGAATTGAAGGACATCAAAATTGTTGTG GCACTGATAGCAATcgctccaaatttcagcccttgTCTCTTCCTAATGTCAAAAAGAGTG CAAATGGAGAAGCATATCAAGACACTCATTGTCCTATCTCACTACTTGGAGGTGCAGTCTTTTTCCTCTCCATTGTCCACCATACTAAGCAAGCTCAAGACTCCACAACTCCCAAAAG GTTCTTATTTTGGCAAGGACAAATCATTGGAGTTCATGCAGCTCTGCATCTATTTAAGGTTGATAGAACATACCTAA